A genomic region of Salinibacter pepae contains the following coding sequences:
- the tuf gene encoding elongation factor Tu: MAKEEFAREKPHVNVGTIGHVDHGKTTLTAAITKVLAERVGGAAEQTFEAIDNAPEERERGITIATSHVEYETENRHYAHVDCPGHADYVKNMVTGAAQMDGAILVVGSDDGPMPQTREHILLARQVGVPYLVVFMNKTDLVDDAELLELVEMEVRELLTEYEFPGDEVPVVRGSALQALESSEEHEEKIMELMAAVDEYIPTPERDVEKPFLMPVEDIFSITGRGTVVTGRIERGKVELQDEIEIVGMQEEKMDSVVTGIEMFNKTLEEGEAGDNAGILLRGIEKEEIKRGMVLAEPGTVTPHKEFECEVYVLSKEEGGRHTPFFDGYQPQFYFRTTDVTGSIELPEGVEMVMPGDNATFEGSLIEPVALEEGLRFAIREGGHTVGAGVVTDILD; the protein is encoded by the coding sequence ATGGCCAAGGAAGAGTTTGCGCGGGAGAAGCCGCATGTGAACGTAGGAACGATCGGTCACGTCGACCACGGGAAGACGACCTTAACGGCGGCGATCACGAAGGTACTGGCCGAGCGTGTCGGCGGGGCGGCGGAGCAGACCTTTGAGGCGATCGACAACGCGCCGGAGGAGCGGGAGCGCGGCATTACGATTGCGACGTCCCACGTCGAGTACGAGACGGAGAACCGGCACTACGCCCACGTCGACTGCCCGGGGCACGCGGACTACGTGAAGAACATGGTGACGGGGGCGGCGCAGATGGACGGGGCGATTCTTGTGGTGGGGTCCGACGACGGCCCGATGCCGCAGACCCGGGAGCACATTTTGCTTGCGCGACAGGTGGGGGTGCCCTACCTGGTGGTGTTCATGAACAAGACCGACCTGGTCGACGACGCGGAGCTGCTGGAGCTGGTGGAGATGGAGGTCCGGGAGCTTTTGACCGAGTACGAGTTTCCTGGCGATGAGGTGCCGGTGGTGCGGGGGTCGGCGCTGCAGGCCCTCGAGTCCAGCGAGGAGCATGAGGAGAAGATCATGGAGCTGATGGCGGCGGTTGACGAGTACATTCCGACGCCGGAGCGGGACGTGGAGAAGCCGTTTTTGATGCCGGTGGAGGATATTTTTTCGATCACGGGCCGGGGGACGGTGGTGACCGGCCGGATTGAGCGGGGGAAGGTTGAGTTGCAGGATGAGATTGAGATTGTCGGGATGCAGGAGGAGAAGATGGACTCGGTGGTCACCGGCATTGAGATGTTCAACAAGACGCTGGAGGAGGGGGAGGCGGGGGACAACGCGGGGATTTTGCTCCGTGGGATTGAGAAGGAGGAGATCAAGCGGGGGATGGTGCTGGCGGAGCCGGGGACGGTGACGCCGCACAAGGAGTTTGAGTGTGAGGTGTACGTGCTCAGCAAGGAGGAGGGGGGTCGTCACACGCCGTTTTTCGACGGGTACCAGCCGCAGTTTTACTTTCGGACGACCGATGTGACCGGGTCGATTGAGCTGCCGGAGGGGGTAGAGATGGTGATGCCGGGGGACAACGCGACGTTTGAGGGGAGTTTGATTGAGCCGGTGGCGCTGGAGGAGGGGTTGAGGTTTGCGATTCGGGAGGG
- a CDS encoding SLC13 family permease has product MQRRQICVYFLFSYSPLPHRMDPQLLIVFAILGLTVALIVTEAFRIDVVAILAMLSLVWAGSITPEQARSGFSSNAVFAIIAVMIMGRGLYKSGITERIANFILQVAGAGRRQIISTVSVTVGLMSGLMQNLGAAALFLPVMTGISKREQISISSLLMPMGFAALLGGTLTMVGTSSLIVLNDLLTARGLSTFGLFSVFPIGLVLLIVGVGYFSLLGPYVLPSKREESDTTSPGQKLLNVWGLSDSIYTFQIPSGSALIGKSAEESRMGANYNINLLEVYDDEQSDYDIWREIRFQKQQKIVVQGQEGDVEAFKNTYGLELTEEEDKSDLGSSGGYIEVVIPARSSLVGKTLRDVPLRDTYNAQVVLFFSESEVVEKGWADRVIQAGDTMVLHAKWESLEFFRQSENFITVTPLEYEPKHPEKAWLSVGSFAGAIGLVLALDLSISIGFLTGAIAMILGGVLTIEEAYRSVEWKVVFLIAGLIPIGIAMEESGAASVIAQTLVALVQGVHPFLILFSLGLLMTFFSLVMSNVAATVLMVPLVLEMAGTIDLTAQVLVLQVGLCAANSFILPTHHVNALLMTPGGYRVPDYLRAGSALSLIFVLVTTTMLYLFYL; this is encoded by the coding sequence TTGCAGCGAAGGCAGATCTGCGTATACTTTCTCTTCTCCTATAGTCCGCTTCCTCATCGTATGGACCCACAGTTGCTAATTGTATTTGCGATCCTAGGGCTCACTGTCGCCCTGATTGTGACCGAGGCATTTCGGATTGACGTGGTGGCAATCCTGGCCATGCTCTCGCTGGTCTGGGCCGGCAGCATCACACCGGAGCAGGCACGGTCGGGCTTCTCAAGCAATGCTGTCTTCGCCATCATTGCGGTCATGATTATGGGGCGGGGCCTTTACAAATCGGGCATCACCGAGCGGATCGCAAATTTCATTCTGCAGGTTGCAGGGGCGGGGCGGCGTCAAATCATCTCCACAGTATCGGTCACCGTCGGGCTGATGTCCGGCCTCATGCAAAACCTGGGGGCGGCCGCCCTCTTTCTTCCCGTTATGACCGGCATTTCGAAGCGGGAACAAATTTCCATCTCTAGCCTCCTGATGCCGATGGGCTTCGCCGCCCTGCTCGGGGGCACCCTGACAATGGTCGGAACGAGCTCACTGATCGTTCTCAACGACCTCCTTACGGCCCGGGGCCTCTCGACGTTTGGTCTCTTCAGCGTCTTCCCCATCGGGCTCGTCCTGCTGATCGTGGGCGTCGGGTACTTTTCTCTTCTCGGCCCGTACGTGCTTCCCTCCAAGCGCGAGGAGAGCGACACGACCTCCCCCGGCCAAAAGCTACTGAACGTATGGGGCCTCTCGGATAGCATCTATACCTTCCAAATCCCCAGTGGCAGCGCCCTCATCGGGAAATCCGCCGAGGAGTCCCGAATGGGCGCCAACTACAATATCAACCTGTTGGAGGTGTACGACGACGAGCAGTCGGACTACGACATTTGGCGGGAGATCCGGTTCCAGAAGCAGCAGAAGATCGTCGTCCAGGGCCAGGAGGGAGACGTCGAGGCCTTCAAAAACACCTACGGCCTTGAACTGACCGAAGAGGAAGACAAGTCGGATCTTGGATCGAGCGGCGGGTACATAGAGGTTGTCATTCCGGCCCGGTCCAGTCTCGTGGGGAAGACCCTGCGGGACGTGCCGCTCCGCGACACCTACAACGCGCAGGTGGTGCTCTTTTTCAGTGAAAGCGAGGTGGTGGAGAAGGGCTGGGCCGACCGGGTCATTCAGGCCGGGGACACGATGGTCCTGCACGCGAAGTGGGAGAGCCTGGAGTTCTTCAGGCAGAGCGAAAACTTTATCACCGTGACCCCACTGGAGTATGAGCCCAAACATCCCGAGAAGGCCTGGCTGTCGGTGGGCAGCTTCGCCGGAGCGATCGGGCTGGTCCTCGCCCTCGACCTTTCCATCTCCATCGGCTTTCTTACCGGGGCCATCGCCATGATTCTTGGCGGCGTGCTGACGATCGAAGAGGCCTATCGGTCGGTCGAATGGAAAGTCGTCTTTCTGATCGCGGGCCTCATCCCCATCGGCATCGCCATGGAGGAATCGGGGGCCGCCTCGGTCATTGCCCAAACCCTGGTGGCCCTGGTCCAGGGCGTCCATCCGTTCCTAATCTTGTTCTCCCTGGGCCTGTTGATGACCTTCTTCTCCCTGGTCATGTCCAACGTGGCGGCCACCGTTCTCATGGTGCCCCTCGTGCTTGAGATGGCCGGCACCATCGACCTCACGGCACAGGTGTTGGTCCTTCAGGTGGGGCTCTGTGCGGCAAACTCGTTCATTCTGCCCACCCACCACGTGAACGCCCTCCTCATGACGCCGGGTGGCTACCGCGTCCCGGACTACCTCCGTGCCGGGAGCGCTCTGTCGCTCATCTTCGTGCTCGTCACCACCACAATGCTTTATCTGTTCTACCTGTAA
- a CDS encoding carboxypeptidase regulatory-like domain-containing protein — protein MFCSLRAGRPLSLVLAAVLLLTVGLGCDLGGGGSGDATVAGQVLNAASDPVVGAQVVIQFTDETGEQVEETTTTDSTGRFNERIDVDEPTEIVITVSKKGVDVQQTRQASPDAGASDLSFTLEIGGEENREPGRPTDIVLQDQSASSIRVQESGGTSIARLTFQVVDSTGKAIQADQAVDVDFRFGQRPEGASLTPSTVETNGQGQATVNVSSGKEAGVVQVVARTERPDGTTFRSKPVGLSIHGGLPNKCHFSLAPERTNFPGFENPGVTTPVQVFVGDKYGNPVVPGTSVSFSTNAGLIGGSVQTDDQGQGSVTLTSANPLPLGGVATVQASTVGTDDVNTIVNPDNCPDPAETGNENRIVETIPVVFSGRPEVKVDPMKIEPSPTDLPQTYELTVRDVQNENPLAPGTSIQVTAEGTNVKAVGSTEVTLGDTALKDENGDGYGKEDIQNREDLTLFTFRVVKDVEGKDNPEPPEVRAVTISVDGPNGSLETVLTQSSPKTNSSLQSLTPTQGATVHRAASGGAVVRAPQE, from the coding sequence ATGTTCTGTTCTCTCCGCGCCGGTCGACCGCTGTCCCTCGTCCTAGCGGCCGTTCTTCTTTTGACTGTTGGACTTGGCTGTGACCTCGGCGGGGGCGGCTCCGGCGACGCGACCGTGGCCGGCCAAGTGCTCAACGCCGCCTCTGACCCCGTGGTGGGTGCGCAGGTCGTCATTCAGTTCACGGACGAGACGGGCGAGCAGGTCGAAGAGACGACCACAACGGATTCGACGGGGCGCTTCAATGAGCGAATCGACGTGGACGAGCCCACGGAGATCGTCATCACGGTGTCGAAAAAGGGGGTGGATGTTCAGCAGACGCGGCAGGCATCGCCCGATGCGGGGGCGTCCGACCTGAGCTTTACGCTCGAGATTGGGGGGGAAGAAAACCGAGAGCCCGGACGTCCCACCGACATTGTGTTGCAGGACCAGTCGGCCAGTTCGATTCGCGTGCAGGAGAGCGGGGGGACAAGCATCGCGCGGTTGACGTTCCAGGTTGTCGACTCGACCGGGAAGGCCATCCAGGCGGACCAGGCCGTGGACGTGGACTTCCGATTCGGACAGCGGCCCGAAGGGGCCAGCCTGACCCCGAGCACCGTGGAGACCAACGGGCAGGGGCAGGCCACCGTGAATGTATCGAGCGGAAAGGAGGCGGGCGTGGTACAGGTGGTGGCCCGGACCGAACGGCCCGACGGGACGACCTTCCGGTCCAAGCCGGTGGGGCTTTCTATTCACGGGGGGCTTCCCAACAAATGCCACTTCAGCCTCGCCCCGGAACGGACAAACTTCCCTGGTTTCGAGAATCCGGGTGTAACGACCCCGGTCCAGGTGTTCGTGGGGGACAAGTACGGGAACCCCGTGGTGCCGGGCACCTCCGTTTCCTTCAGTACGAACGCGGGGCTCATCGGGGGCTCTGTCCAGACCGACGATCAGGGACAAGGATCTGTCACGCTCACGTCCGCAAATCCGTTGCCGCTCGGTGGGGTTGCCACCGTGCAGGCCAGTACGGTGGGGACCGACGACGTCAATACAATCGTGAACCCCGACAACTGCCCCGACCCGGCGGAGACGGGCAACGAGAACAGGATCGTCGAGACGATTCCCGTTGTCTTCTCGGGGCGGCCGGAGGTAAAGGTTGATCCCATGAAAATCGAGCCGAGCCCGACGGATCTGCCCCAGACCTACGAATTGACGGTGCGAGACGTGCAGAATGAGAATCCGCTGGCTCCGGGCACGTCCATTCAGGTAACAGCCGAGGGAACGAACGTGAAGGCAGTGGGCAGCACCGAAGTCACTCTCGGCGATACAGCACTCAAAGACGAAAACGGAGATGGCTACGGCAAGGAAGACATCCAGAATAGAGAGGACCTTACCCTCTTCACCTTCCGAGTCGTCAAAGATGTGGAGGGGAAAGACAACCCCGAACCGCCCGAGGTTCGGGCCGTGACGATTAGCGTAGACGGGCCCAACGGAAGTCTAGAGACGGTTCTTACGCAGTCCAGCCCGAAGACCAACTCCTCGTTGCAGTCCTTGACGCCCACCCAGGGGGCAACCGTGCACCGGGCGGCGTCGGGCGGGGCGGTGGTTCGTGCGCCTCAAGAGTAA
- a CDS encoding segregation and condensation protein A, whose translation MYRVELEQFEGPMDLLLFFIKRDEIDIYDIPIARIADEYLAYVRVMEEIDLDGVGDFIYMAALLINIKARMLLPSQEADEDGESVDPRRELVERLLEYVRFKEAADQLSTRRERRREHFVRGDASSDRERIEESHDAEVDASVYELVEALGRVLEADEEDEADEPIHEVEPLEYTVEEQQQYVIERLRREPRVSFRALIQGESRGFVIATFLALLELTRQQHLRLRIEERASDFSVEARGDTSLRADDPAQQNRSRPQGDGAVGGGSGASDDP comes from the coding sequence ATGTACCGCGTTGAGCTGGAGCAATTTGAGGGCCCGATGGACCTCCTCCTGTTTTTCATCAAGCGGGACGAGATCGACATCTACGACATCCCCATCGCCCGCATCGCGGACGAGTACCTCGCGTACGTCCGTGTAATGGAGGAAATCGACCTCGACGGCGTGGGCGACTTTATCTACATGGCGGCCCTCCTCATCAACATCAAGGCCCGCATGCTCCTGCCCTCACAGGAGGCCGACGAGGACGGAGAATCCGTCGATCCGCGCCGCGAGTTGGTGGAGCGCCTTCTGGAGTACGTGCGCTTCAAAGAGGCGGCCGACCAACTGTCCACCCGTCGGGAGCGACGTCGCGAGCACTTCGTGCGGGGGGACGCGTCCTCGGACCGGGAGCGCATCGAAGAATCCCACGACGCAGAGGTCGATGCGTCCGTCTACGAGTTGGTCGAGGCGCTCGGGCGAGTCCTCGAGGCCGACGAGGAGGACGAGGCCGACGAGCCCATCCATGAGGTCGAGCCGCTCGAATACACCGTCGAGGAACAGCAGCAGTACGTGATCGAGCGCCTGCGTCGCGAGCCCCGGGTCTCCTTTCGGGCCCTGATTCAGGGAGAATCGCGCGGCTTCGTCATTGCGACCTTCCTGGCGCTTCTGGAACTGACGCGACAGCAACATCTCCGGCTTCGAATCGAGGAGCGGGCCTCGGACTTCTCCGTGGAGGCACGAGGCGACACGTCGCTTCGGGCCGACGATCCGGCCCAGCAAAATCGCTCTCGGCCCCAAGGAGATGGGGCCGTCGGGGGAGGCTCAGGGGCCTCCGACGACCCTTGA
- the galE gene encoding UDP-glucose 4-epimerase GalE has product MRVLVTGGAGYIGSTVARQLVETGNDVIVLDNLSQGHRAAVPDDAAFVHGDLNDRGRIDRTLAEHRPEAIMHFASHTLVGESMEEPFLYLDENVRCGINLMKSAVEHDVDRFILSSTANLFGTPERIPIDEDVTVDPGSPYGESKFILERTLHWLDETEDLSYAALRYFNAAGAAGPHQGEDHDPETHLIPIVLEVALGQRDKIVIFGDDYDTPDGTCVRDYVHVLDLAQAHVLALNALDDGSRVYNLGNGKGYSVREVIETARRVTGHEIPAEEGAPRPGDPPVLIASSDKIREELGWAPERSALDDIIGSAWEWHRRHPSGYDELQ; this is encoded by the coding sequence ATGCGCGTTCTTGTTACTGGAGGGGCCGGGTACATCGGAAGCACCGTCGCCCGCCAACTCGTCGAGACCGGAAACGACGTGATCGTGCTCGACAACCTGTCGCAGGGGCACCGGGCGGCGGTGCCGGACGATGCGGCCTTCGTTCACGGGGACCTGAACGACCGTGGACGGATTGATCGCACCCTCGCCGAGCATCGACCCGAGGCGATCATGCATTTCGCGTCGCATACCCTGGTCGGGGAGTCGATGGAAGAGCCGTTCCTCTATCTCGACGAAAATGTGCGGTGCGGAATTAACCTGATGAAGTCCGCCGTGGAGCACGACGTGGATCGTTTCATCCTGTCCTCAACCGCGAACCTGTTCGGCACCCCGGAACGCATTCCCATCGACGAGGACGTGACGGTCGATCCGGGAAGCCCCTACGGCGAGTCAAAGTTTATTCTGGAGCGGACCCTCCACTGGCTCGACGAAACCGAGGACCTCTCCTACGCCGCGCTCCGCTACTTCAACGCGGCCGGGGCCGCCGGGCCCCATCAGGGCGAGGACCACGACCCCGAGACGCACCTCATCCCCATCGTGCTGGAAGTCGCGCTTGGTCAGCGCGACAAGATTGTCATCTTCGGGGACGACTACGATACCCCCGATGGCACGTGCGTGCGCGACTACGTCCATGTGCTCGACCTCGCGCAGGCGCACGTCCTGGCCCTGAACGCCCTGGACGATGGAAGCCGCGTGTATAACCTGGGCAACGGGAAGGGATACAGCGTGCGGGAGGTCATCGAGACGGCCCGCCGCGTTACGGGCCACGAGATTCCCGCCGAGGAGGGCGCTCCCCGCCCCGGAGACCCACCGGTCCTCATCGCAAGCAGCGACAAGATCCGGGAGGAGCTCGGATGGGCCCCGGAACGCAGCGCCCTCGACGACATCATCGGCTCCGCTTGGGAATGGCACCGACGCCACCCGAGCGGGTATGATGAACTGCAGTGA